In Microbulbifer celer, a single window of DNA contains:
- a CDS encoding acyl-CoA desaturase yields MKAVPEHTPQEAPRIWLTTILFASTALAAIVLVPLYGIMVGFHWYQWLAFAVLGAFCGVSITAGYHRLWSHRTYEAHWSLRLFYALFGAAALQNSALIWCSGHRRHHRHCDDNDHDPYSAKRGFWFSHIGWMLREYPSGEVDFDNAKDLQRDKIVMWQHNHYVPITVAMNIGVPLVLGLLTGDVIGMMLLAGVLRIVVNHHTTFFINSLAHIWGRRPYTDENTARDNGLLAFFTFGEGYHNYHHIFQTDYRNGIRWYQWDPTKWLIKTSSWLGLARNLKTVPDMRIQRAMLAMQFKRAEQKLANSQHKESWRELLEREAHDFSASLAEWKELQQKRYLNAREQLVSKWENAAIRTRVKELEYSLKMQRKRLQIMMEQFHMAPAAAV; encoded by the coding sequence ATGAAAGCTGTCCCCGAACACACGCCGCAGGAGGCGCCCCGCATCTGGCTGACGACGATCCTCTTCGCCAGTACTGCGCTCGCGGCCATCGTCCTGGTCCCCCTCTACGGCATCATGGTGGGCTTCCACTGGTATCAGTGGTTGGCCTTCGCTGTACTCGGCGCATTTTGCGGCGTCTCTATTACCGCGGGCTACCACCGCCTGTGGTCTCACCGCACCTATGAAGCCCACTGGTCCCTGCGCCTGTTCTATGCCCTGTTTGGTGCCGCCGCGCTTCAGAACAGTGCACTGATCTGGTGTTCCGGCCATCGCCGCCACCACCGTCACTGCGATGACAATGATCACGACCCCTATTCCGCCAAGCGTGGCTTCTGGTTCTCCCATATCGGTTGGATGCTGCGGGAATACCCCAGCGGCGAAGTCGATTTCGACAACGCCAAAGACCTGCAGCGCGACAAAATCGTGATGTGGCAGCACAACCACTATGTGCCCATTACCGTGGCCATGAACATCGGCGTTCCGCTGGTGCTCGGTCTGCTGACCGGTGACGTGATCGGTATGATGCTCCTGGCTGGCGTGTTGCGTATCGTGGTGAACCACCACACCACTTTCTTTATCAATTCCCTCGCCCACATCTGGGGCCGCCGCCCGTACACCGATGAAAATACCGCGCGGGACAACGGCCTGCTGGCGTTTTTCACCTTCGGCGAGGGCTACCACAACTATCACCATATCTTTCAGACCGACTACCGCAACGGCATCCGCTGGTACCAGTGGGATCCCACCAAGTGGCTGATCAAGACTTCCAGCTGGCTGGGCCTGGCACGCAACCTCAAAACCGTGCCGGATATGCGCATCCAGCGCGCAATGCTGGCGATGCAGTTCAAGCGCGCGGAGCAAAAGCTGGCCAACTCCCAGCACAAGGAAAGCTGGCGCGAACTGTTGGAGCGCGAAGCACACGATTTCTCTGCCTCGCTGGCGGAATGGAAAGAGCTGCAGCAAAAGCGCTATCTGAACGCCCGCGAGCAACTGGTCAGCAAATGGGAAAACGCCGCCATCCGCACCCGCGTCAAAGAGCTGGAATACAGCCTCAAAATGCAGCGCAAGCGCCTGCAGATCATGATGGAGCAATTCCACATGGCGCCTGCTGCCGCCGTCTGA
- a CDS encoding hybrid sensor histidine kinase/response regulator, producing the protein MSHSDPPHSVADLHLAMPDELDALSPELLQHQVGYLHGLLSGPHRGLWEWHPDTGAQRAAGDIWQRIHGEPEQALSGIWTGDLNLVHPDERDGLLTLRDRLRLQGSFLDLSIRAYTRDRQPIWLRLWARAHRDARGRRFFVGGCVDYSESQLPRSQSFFGGDRFHAALEAVGDGLWEWDLRVDEIVLDRSCWKILGYTSTNREVDARAALGRWRRHIHPEDFPRLDQAMDDHVRDRLPLDVEFRVRHVEGSLVWVRCRGSMQTNSAGQPLRVVGTLQDITETRNRTQRLEEELQQLRRESGDRAGLLSSLSHELRTPLNAILGYTQLVELDHSLNPDQRHRLTEIRKAGQHLLQLIGDVMDLARIDSHHLAPSISALRPAELVADCNQLLEPLASTRKVNLIFEPLGWEQAYILADQVRFKQVVLNLVGNAIKYNREGGRVVVNFAPQAEGWLRLSILDTGRGIPAEKQAEAFEPFNRLGAEKGQIEGTGVGLAIARQLTEAMGGRIGFDSEEGQGSIFWIEFLMIDAPQEVMQLAARPDYASNLPACKLLYVSARKSAAERLKSLLSRYPQIEVQSVTDAMKGIFAARISTPDMVIYDSDIAGISASDFAAVLAGDASTAAIPQVVIGDRDIETQAVQLLTDYDLGDLAECLHAGLRRASAAGSDGSGCGGYKTAPAKNRNENRGS; encoded by the coding sequence GTGTCCCATTCCGATCCCCCTCATTCTGTAGCCGACCTCCATCTGGCCATGCCCGATGAGCTGGACGCACTCTCGCCCGAGCTCTTACAGCATCAGGTTGGGTATCTTCACGGCCTGTTGTCGGGGCCGCACCGCGGTTTGTGGGAGTGGCACCCTGACACCGGTGCTCAGCGGGCCGCGGGGGATATCTGGCAGCGTATTCACGGTGAACCTGAACAGGCGTTGTCCGGTATCTGGACCGGAGATCTCAACCTGGTGCACCCCGACGAGCGAGACGGCCTGTTGACCTTGCGCGACCGCCTGCGTCTACAGGGCAGTTTTCTCGATCTCTCCATTCGCGCCTACACCCGTGACCGCCAGCCTATTTGGTTGCGACTGTGGGCGCGCGCCCACCGGGATGCGCGGGGGCGGCGTTTCTTTGTTGGTGGCTGTGTCGATTACAGTGAATCCCAGTTACCCAGATCCCAGTCTTTTTTCGGTGGTGATCGTTTTCACGCGGCGCTGGAGGCCGTTGGTGATGGACTGTGGGAATGGGATCTGCGGGTAGACGAGATCGTTCTTGATCGCAGTTGCTGGAAAATACTCGGCTATACCTCGACCAATCGGGAAGTTGATGCTCGCGCTGCCCTGGGGCGCTGGAGGCGACATATTCATCCAGAAGATTTTCCCCGGCTGGATCAGGCCATGGACGATCATGTACGGGATCGCCTGCCCCTGGATGTGGAATTTCGCGTGCGTCATGTGGAGGGCAGCCTGGTCTGGGTGCGCTGTCGCGGCAGCATGCAGACCAACAGCGCCGGCCAGCCCCTGCGGGTGGTGGGTACGCTGCAGGATATCACCGAAACACGCAATCGCACCCAGCGCCTGGAGGAGGAGCTACAGCAGTTGCGCCGGGAGAGTGGAGATCGCGCAGGCCTGCTATCCAGCCTGAGCCACGAGCTGCGAACCCCCCTCAACGCAATACTGGGCTACACCCAGCTGGTGGAGTTGGACCACAGCCTCAACCCGGACCAGCGTCACCGCCTTACCGAAATCCGCAAAGCCGGCCAGCACCTGTTGCAGTTGATTGGAGACGTCATGGATCTGGCGCGGATTGACAGCCATCATCTCGCGCCATCGATCTCGGCGCTAAGGCCTGCCGAACTGGTGGCCGACTGCAACCAGCTGCTGGAACCCCTGGCCAGCACCCGCAAGGTCAATCTTATCTTTGAACCCCTGGGGTGGGAGCAGGCGTATATCCTCGCCGACCAGGTGCGCTTCAAGCAGGTGGTGCTGAATCTGGTGGGCAATGCGATCAAATACAATCGCGAAGGTGGGCGCGTTGTAGTGAATTTTGCACCCCAGGCGGAAGGGTGGCTGCGGTTGTCGATTCTTGACACCGGGCGCGGCATTCCCGCAGAGAAACAGGCGGAGGCATTTGAACCGTTCAATCGCCTGGGGGCCGAGAAAGGGCAGATTGAAGGAACCGGTGTCGGTTTGGCGATTGCCCGGCAGCTGACGGAGGCCATGGGGGGCAGAATCGGATTCGACAGTGAAGAAGGGCAGGGGTCTATATTCTGGATCGAATTCCTGATGATCGACGCGCCACAGGAGGTCATGCAACTGGCAGCGCGCCCGGATTACGCAAGCAACCTCCCGGCCTGTAAATTGCTGTATGTCAGTGCGCGAAAGTCTGCCGCAGAGCGGCTCAAGTCCCTGCTGTCGCGGTACCCGCAAATTGAAGTGCAGTCTGTTACCGATGCCATGAAGGGAATCTTCGCCGCTCGCATAAGCACACCGGATATGGTGATATACGACAGCGATATCGCCGGAATTTCCGCATCGGATTTTGCCGCGGTCCTCGCGGGAGATGCTTCGACCGCTGCAATTCCGCAGGTGGTTATCGGAGATCGGGACA